A region from the Cherax quadricarinatus isolate ZL_2023a chromosome 44, ASM3850222v1, whole genome shotgun sequence genome encodes:
- the LOC128697534 gene encoding myosin heavy chain, muscle isoform X2, protein MHMGEMKFKQRGREEQAEADGTEVGKKVAELLGVEGDDLYKNITKPKIKVGAEFVAKGMNVNQCNYSVGALAKGLFDRVFKYLVAKCNQTLETGQKRASFIGVLDIAGFEIFDYNGFEQICINFCNEKLQQFFNHHMFVLEQEEYKKEGINWAFVDFGMDLAACIELFEKKMGILSILEEESMFPKATDKSFQEKLNANHLGKSPVFIKPKPPKPGQCEGHFAIVHYAGTVTYNLSGWLEKNKDPLNDTVVDQLKKSNNELVVTIFLDHPGQSGGGDAKGGGRGAKSGSFKTVSSGYRDQLNNLMKTLNATHPHFIRCIVPNETKSPGVTDAALIMHQLTCNGVLEGIRICRKGFPNRMLYPDFKQRYKILASQEMSAIPDDKKAAKACFDKAGLDSELYRLGNTKVFFRAGVLGTLEEIRDERLSKMMSWLQAWVRGFISRKSYVKLQEQRVCLVVVQRNLRKFLKMRTWAWYSLWQKVKPLLNVTRIEDEIHALEEKAAKALEDLEQEIKLRKELEASNLHLLEEKNNLLLALESSKGNMSEFMDKQAKLQSQKRDLEAQLEETCERLQREQDERGALLQSKKKVEQDVALLKKEIEELEQNIRKVEQEKAAKDHLITNFTEEISHQEELINKVNKEKKHLQEINQKSAEDNQSIEDKCNHLNTVKGKLEQHLDELEDALDHEKKLRADVEKVKRKVENDLKLTQEAVGDLECSRRDLEQALDRKDKEFGTIAKKLSDEQQLVVKLNKQIKELQLHVEELEAGVEHERQGRTKAEKAKTNLARELGELSDRLDEAGGATAAQIELNKKREAELAKLRCEYEENNIRHSSSINLLRKKHTDTVADLAEQIEHLTKIKSRLEKEKDLMKRDADEARAAMDRLSRDKAEVEKINKQLQHQLHEVQAKCDDGLRTLSDYDATKKKLSLENADLLRQLEEAEAQIGSLNKLKLSLCNQVEDNKKTANEECKLRATLLAKYRNLEHDVDGLREQLDEENEIKAELQRLLSKASAEALMWRSKYESEGVAKAEELEAARTKLACRLEEAEAQIEQLNVKNLNLEKTKQRALAEFEEMQIAVEKAQTLAAAAEKKQRTFDKIIGEWKIKVDDLAMELDVSQKEYRTLSTENFRLNAAYEEKVENVEAMRRENKSLSDEIKNLSDQISEGANTLNDSQKTIRQLEAEKEELQAALEEAESALEQEENKVLRGQLELGQVRQEIDRRIQEKEDEFDNIRKSHQRAVETLQASLQTEAKAKSEALHFKKKLETDINELEIALDHSNKANSELQKFVKKLQSEVKEHQTRYEEEHKMFVELREQFSGSERRLLTLQGELEESRALLEQSDRGRRNAESELSDANTTITKLTTDNGILTASRRKLESETQTLHADLDEILKESRNSEDKAKKAMIDAARLADELRNEQDHAQTEEKMRKGLEITVKELQVRLEESDSLLQKTGKAAYIKLENRVRELEGLLDKEVSLHSEAQKNLRKSERRVKEISFQFDEDVKNQEKMQDALDKLQQKVKSYKHQIEEAEEIAALNLAKYRKAQQELEDYEQRNLLTSNRTFTQHVESSVTQVVH, encoded by the exons ATGCATATGGGTGAGATGAAGTTCAAGCAGAGAGGTCGGGAGGAGCAGGCCGAAGCTGACGGTACTGAG GTTGGGAAAAAAGTTGCGGAGTTGCTTGGTGTTGAAGGCGATGATTTGTACAAGAATATTACCAAGCCCAAGATCAAGGTCGGAGCTGAGTTCGTAGCCAAGGGCATGAACGTAAACCAGTGCAACTACTCCGTCGGTGCCCTGGCCAAGGGTCTCTTCGACCGTGTCTTTAAGTACCTGGTGGCCAAGTGTAACCAGACTCTGGAGACTGGCCAGAAACGTGCATCCTTTATTGGTGTGCTCGACATTGCTGGCTTCGAAATCTTCGAT TACAACGGCTTCGAGCAGATCTGCATCAACTTCTGTAACGAGAAGTTACAGCAGTTCTTCAACCATCACATGTTTGTGCTGGAgcaggaagagtacaagaaggaaGGCATCAACTGGGCTTTCGTGGACTTCGGTATGGATCTGGCGGCTTGCATTGAACTCTTCGAGAAG AAAATGGGTATTTTATCCATCCTGGAAGAAGAGTCTATGTTCCCCAAGGCTACTGACAAGTCCTTCCAGGAGAAGTTGAACGCTAATCATCTAGGCAAATCCCCAGTGTTTATCAAGCCCAAGCCACCCAAGCCTGGGCAGTGTGAAGGCCACTTCGCCATCGTTCACTACGCTGGTACTGTCACTTACAACTTGTCTGGCTGGCTGGAGAAGAACAAGGATCCCCTCAACGACACCGTCGTCGACCAGCTCAAGAAGTCAAACAACGAACTTGTCGTCACAATCTTCCTTGACCATCCCGGAcaatctggtggtggtgacgctaaaggtg GAGGTCGTGGAGCCAAGTCTGGTTCCTTCAAGACCGTCTCATCTGGCTACAGG GACCAGCTCAACAACCTCATGAAGACCCTCAACGCCACTCATCCTCACTTCATCCGTTGCATCGTTCCCAACGAGACCAAATCTCCTG GTGTGACTGACGCGGCCTTGATCATGCACCAGCTGACCTGTAACGGTGTACTTGAGGGCATCAGGATCTGTCGTAAAGGCTTCCCCAACAGGATGTTGTACCCTGACTTCAAGCAACG CTACAAGATCCTGGCCTCCCAGGAGATGTCAGCCATCCCCGATGATAAGAAGGCAGCCAAGGCTTGCTTCGACAAGGCTGGTCTGGACTCTGAACTCTACCGCCTCGGCAACACCAAG GTGTTCTTCCGTGCTGGCGTCCTGGGTACCTTGGAGGAGATCCGTGATGAACGCCTGAGCAAGATGATGTCCTGGCTACAGGCTTGGGTTCGAGGCTTCATCAGCCGTAAATCCTATGTAAAACTTCAGGAGCAGCGCGTCTGTCTCGTTGTCGTTCAGCGCAACCTGAGGAAGTTCCTGAAGATGCGCACCTGGGCCTGGTACTCCCTCTGGCAGAAGGTCAAGCCTCTGCTCAACGTCACTCGCATTGAGGATGAAATCCACGCTCTGGAGGAGAAGGCTGCCAAGGCTCTAGAGGATCTCGAACAGGAGATCAAGCTGAGAAAGGAACTCGAGGCTTCTAATCTTCATCTCCTGGAAGAAAAGAATAACCTGTTGCTTGCCCTGGAATCCAGCAAAGGCAATATGAGCGAATTCATGGATAAGCAAGCAAAACTACAGTCCCAGAAGAGAGATCTTGAGGCTCAGCTTGAG GAGACGTGTGAGCGCCTGCAGAGGGAACAAGATGAACGCGGCGCACTCCTCCAAAGCAAAAAGAAAGTGGAGCAGGACGTGGCACTTCTGAAGAAGGAAATTGAGGAGCTGGAGCAAAACATTCGTAAGGTGGAGCAGGAGAAGGCAGCCAAGGACCACCTCATCACCAACTTCACCGAAGAAATCTCCCACCAGGAAGAGCTCATCAACAAAGTAAACAAGGAGAAGAAACACCTTCAGGAGATCAATCAGAAGTCGGCCGAAGACAACCAGAGCATCGAAGACAAGTGCAATCATCTCAACACTGTTAAGGGCAAACTGGAACAGCATCTGGATGAACTCGAAGATGCTCTGGATCACGAGAAGAAACTGCGCGCTGACGTTGAGAAAGTCAAGAGGAAAGTTGAGAATGACCTGAAGCTCACCCAGGAGGCTGTGGGTGACTTGGAGTGTAGCCGTAGAGATCTCGAGCAAGCCCTTGATAGGAAAGATAAAGAATTTGGTACTATTGCCAAAAAGCTTTCTGATGAACAACAACTTGTAGTCAAGCTCAACAAACAGATTAAGGAACTGCAACTTCACGTAGAAGAGCTGGAGGCAGGTGTTGAGCACGAGCGCCAGGGCCGTACCAAAGCTGAGAAAGCTAAGACTAACCTCGCGCGTGAATTGGGAGAGCTGAGTGATCGCCTAGACGAGGCTGGAGGAGCCACCGCAGCTCAGATCGAACTTAACAAGAAGCGAGAGGCCGAGCTGGCCAAGCTCCGCTGTGAGTACGAAGAGAACAACATTCGACactcttcatccatcaaccttcTCCGCAAGAAACACACGGACACTGTAGCCGACTTGGCGGAGCAGATCGAACACCTCACCAAGATTAAATCAAG GCTGGAGAAGGAGAAAGACTTGATGAAGAGGGATGCTGACGAGGCTAGAGCTGCTATGGACAGACTTTCTCGTGATAAG GCCGAAGTTGAAAAGAttaacaagcaactgcaacatcAGCTCCACGAAGTTCAAGCTAAATGTGACGATGGACTTCGCACTCTGAGTGACTACGACGCCACCAAGAAGAAGCTTTCTCTGGAGAACGCTGACCTCTTGCGGCAGCTGGAGGAAGCAGAGGCCCAAATTGGTTCACTAAACAAGCTCAAGTTGTCTCTTTGTAACCAAGTGGAAGACAATAAAAAGACTGCTAATGAGGAATGCAAG TTGCGCGCGACCCTGCTAGCCAAGTACCGCAACCTGGAGCACGATGTTGATGGTCTGCGCGAACAACTTGACGAAGAAAATGAAATCAAGGCTGAATTACAGCGCTTGTTGTCAAAGGCCAGTGCCGAGGCCCTCATGTGGCGCTCCAAGTATGAGTCTGAAGGTGTTGCTAAAGCTGAAGAACTTGAAGCTGCTCGTACGAAGCTTGCCTGTCGTCTTGAAGAAGCCGAAGCACAAATTGAGCAACTGAATGTCAAAAATTTGAATTTGGAAAAGACCAAACAACGTGCTTTAGCAGAGTTTGAGGAGATGCAAATAGCAGTTGAGAAGGCGCAGACTTTAGCTGCTGCTGCGGAGAAGAAGCAAAGGACCTTTGATAAAATTATCGGTGAATGGAAAATAAAGGTTGATGACCTGGCTATGGAGCTCGATGTTTCCCAGAAGGAGTACCGTACTTTATCCACCGAGAACTTCCGCCTCAACGCTGCTTACGAAGAGAAGGTGGAAAACGTTGAGGCAATGCGACGCGAAAACAAAAGCCTCTCCGATGAAATTAAGAATCTCTCCGATCAGATTTCCGAAGGCGCCAACACCCTCAACGATTCCCAGAAAACTATCAGACAGTTAGAGGCTGAGAAGGAGGAACTTCAAGCTGCTCTTGAAGAAGCAGAGTCGGCCCTCGAGCAGGAAGAAAACAAGGTCCTTCGTGGCCAGCTCGAGCTCGGACAAGTCAGGCAGGAGATCGATCGACGCATTCAAGAAAAGGAGGATGAATTCGACAATATCCG TAAAAGCCACCAACGTGCTGTTGAAACACTGCAAGCTTCCCTCCAGACAGAAGCTAAGGCTAAAAGTGAAGCTCTTCATTTTAAGAAAAAACTCGAGACTGACATTAATGAGCTCGAGATTGCCTTAGATCATTCCAATAAAGCCAACTCGGAGCTGCAAAAATTCGTAAAGAAACTTCAGAGCGAAGTCAAGGAGCACCAGACCAGGTACGAGGAAGAGCACAAGATGTTTGTCGAGTTACGGGAGCAGTTCAGTGGGTCAGAGCGTCGGCTGTTGACTCTTCAGGGTGAGCTGGAGGAGTCTCGCGCTCTTCTGGAGCAGTCTGACCGTGGCCGCCGGAACGCGGAGTCTGAGCTCTCTGATGCCAACACAACGATAACTAAACTCACAACTGACAATGGAATACTTACAGCCAGTAGGAGGAAACTCGAGAGTGAGACGCAAACACTTCAC gCTGACCTGGATGAAATACTGAAAGAATCCAGAAACTCAGAGGATAAAGCAAAGAAAGCAATGATTGACGCTGCCCGCTTGGCTGACGAACTACGTAACGAACAAGACCATGCTCAGACGGAAGAGAAGATGCGCAAGGGACTGGAGATTACGGTGAAGGAACTTCAGGTTCGACTGGAGGAGAGTGACAGCCTCCTGCAGAAAACGGGCAAGGCTGCCTACATTAAGCTGGAAAACCGCGTTCGTGAACTGGAGGGCCTGCTGGACAAGGAGGTCAGCCTTCACTCCGAGGCTCAGAAGAACCTGAGGAAGAGTGAGAGACGCGTCAAGGAGATCTCCTTCCAGTTTGACGAGGACGTGAAGAACCAAGAGAAGATGCAAGACGCTCTTGACAAGCTGCAGCAGAAGGTCAAGTCCTATAAGCACCAGATCGAAGAGGCCGAAGAGATCGCTGCTCTCAACTTGGCCAAGTATCGCAAGGCCCAGCAGGAGCTGGAAGACTACGAGCAGAGAAATCTTCTCACCTCAAATCGTACCTTCACCCAGCACGTTGAAAGTTCTGTGACACAGGTCGTGCACTGA